The following proteins are co-located in the Flavobacterium sp. CECT 9288 genome:
- a CDS encoding exodeoxyribonuclease III: protein MRIISYNVNGIRAAITKGFLEWLQHANPDVICLQEIKATEDQIPVDAITQAGYPYQYYYPATKKGYSGVAILSKTKPNSVFYGTGIEHMDFEGRNLRADFDSVSIMSLYLPSGTNMDRLDHKFMFMDDFQNYINELKKEIPNLIICGDYNICHEAIDIHDPVRNKNVSGFLPQERAWLDQFMKSGFVDSFRHFNSEPHQYSWWSYRAGARGNNKGWRIDYNLVSENLKHKLKRAVILADAVHSDHCPILVEIE from the coding sequence ATGAGAATTATTTCATACAATGTAAATGGTATAAGAGCAGCCATTACAAAAGGTTTTCTAGAATGGTTACAGCACGCAAATCCTGATGTTATTTGCCTACAAGAAATTAAAGCTACTGAAGATCAAATTCCAGTTGATGCCATTACGCAAGCAGGTTATCCGTATCAATATTATTATCCAGCTACAAAAAAAGGGTACAGTGGTGTAGCCATTTTGTCTAAAACAAAACCTAATTCGGTTTTTTATGGTACTGGAATTGAGCATATGGATTTTGAAGGACGTAATCTTCGAGCTGATTTTGATTCAGTGTCTATTATGAGTTTGTACTTGCCTTCTGGAACAAATATGGATAGATTGGATCATAAATTTATGTTTATGGATGATTTTCAAAACTACATCAACGAACTCAAAAAAGAGATTCCAAACCTTATTATTTGCGGAGATTACAACATCTGCCATGAAGCAATAGATATTCACGATCCTGTGCGGAATAAAAATGTTTCTGGATTTCTTCCTCAAGAAAGAGCTTGGCTTGATCAGTTTATGAAATCAGGATTTGTAGATAGTTTTAGACATTTTAACAGTGAACCGCATCAATATTCATGGTGGAGTTACCGTGCTGGAGCAAGAGGAAATAATAAAGGATGGAGGATTGATTACAATCTTGTAAGTGAAAATTTAAAACATAAATTAAAAAGAGCTGTAATTTTAGCCGATGCTGTTCACTCAGATCATTGCCCTATTTTGGTCGAAATAGAATAG
- a CDS encoding OmpA family protein has protein sequence MIKKISIGLLVLALSTSCVSKKIYNDLESKFTDLKKENRTLADENAALSQAKNQLEIDRDALKADLDKSTVALAKAAADLEASKNKYKVLQDSYTALEKNSGDALQSNMKKNRDLLDQLDEKGRALALEQERLSKSAQRLKELEDLIAAKEASMKKLKETLSKALNSFEGKGLTVQQKNGKVYVSMENKLLFNSGSWAVGSEGKKAVVELGKVLGDNPDISVLIEGHTDDDAFTASGPIADNWDLSTKRATAIVGILSENKKINKQNLTAAGRGEFSPLGSNSTAEGKAKNRRIEIILTPRLDAIADMLNEIN, from the coding sequence ATGATAAAAAAAATTTCAATCGGATTGTTGGTACTCGCATTATCAACATCTTGTGTTTCCAAGAAAATATACAATGATCTAGAAAGTAAATTTACAGATCTTAAAAAAGAAAATAGAACTTTAGCTGATGAAAACGCAGCGTTATCGCAAGCTAAAAACCAACTTGAAATAGACCGAGACGCCTTAAAAGCTGATCTTGATAAATCTACAGTTGCTCTTGCCAAAGCAGCAGCAGATTTAGAAGCAAGTAAAAACAAGTATAAAGTGCTTCAAGATTCCTATACCGCTCTAGAGAAAAATAGTGGTGATGCGCTACAAAGCAACATGAAGAAAAATAGGGATTTGCTGGATCAACTAGATGAAAAAGGGAGAGCACTAGCACTAGAGCAAGAGCGTTTGAGTAAAAGTGCACAAAGACTTAAAGAACTTGAAGATTTGATTGCTGCTAAGGAAGCAAGCATGAAAAAACTAAAAGAAACTTTGTCTAAGGCCTTGAATAGTTTTGAAGGAAAGGGTCTTACTGTTCAACAAAAAAACGGAAAAGTATATGTATCTATGGAGAATAAACTTCTTTTTAACTCTGGGAGTTGGGCAGTAGGATCTGAGGGTAAAAAAGCAGTTGTTGAATTAGGAAAAGTACTGGGAGATAATCCAGATATTTCCGTGCTGATTGAAGGTCACACAGATGATGATGCCTTTACAGCATCTGGCCCTATTGCAGATAACTGGGATTTGTCTACAAAAAGAGCTACAGCAATTGTGGGTATTTTGAGCGAGAATAAAAAAATCAACAAACAAAATTTAACTGCGGCGGGAAGAGGTGAGTTTTCACCTCTTGGAAGTAATTCCACTGCTGAGGGCAAAGCTAAAAACCGTAGAATCGAAATTATCTTAACGCCAAGATTAGATGCTATTGCAGATATGTTGAATGAGATTAATTAA
- a CDS encoding aldo/keto reductase, with amino-acid sequence MKYTTLPNSDVKVSKICLGTMTFGQQNTEAEGHAQMDYAHENGINFFDTAEMYSVPAREETYGSTEKIIGSWFKKTGKRDEVILASKIVGPNVNFGYMRENLDFSPASLTHALEASLTRLQTDYIDLYQLHWPERKTNFFGQRGFKSQEDAWEDNIQAVLETLDGFIKQGKIKHIGLSNETPWGIMRFLEEAKYKNLPKIKTIQNPYSLLNRLFENGSAEICTREQVGLLAYSPMAFGVLSGKFLTGESHPNARLSLFPQFSRYNSAQSTQATQMYQEIAVKNGLTLTELSLAFVAQQSFVTSTIIGATSLDQLKENCNTIHVTLSDDILKAIDEVQALIPDPAP; translated from the coding sequence ATGAAATACACTACTTTACCCAATTCTGATGTAAAAGTCAGTAAAATATGTCTGGGAACAATGACTTTTGGTCAACAAAATACTGAGGCTGAGGGTCACGCCCAAATGGATTATGCACATGAAAACGGTATTAATTTCTTTGATACAGCCGAGATGTACTCTGTTCCAGCACGCGAGGAAACTTATGGAAGTACCGAGAAAATTATTGGCTCTTGGTTCAAAAAAACGGGAAAGAGAGACGAGGTAATTTTGGCATCTAAAATAGTAGGTCCTAATGTCAATTTTGGTTACATGCGAGAGAACTTAGATTTTTCACCTGCAAGTTTAACCCATGCCTTAGAGGCAAGTCTTACTAGATTACAAACCGATTATATAGATCTGTACCAATTGCACTGGCCAGAGAGAAAAACCAATTTTTTTGGGCAACGTGGTTTTAAATCACAAGAAGATGCTTGGGAAGATAACATTCAAGCTGTGCTAGAAACCCTCGACGGATTTATAAAACAAGGGAAAATTAAACACATTGGTCTTTCTAACGAGACTCCATGGGGAATTATGCGTTTCTTAGAAGAGGCGAAGTATAAAAACTTACCTAAAATTAAAACCATTCAAAATCCGTATTCTTTATTGAATAGACTTTTTGAAAATGGTTCAGCTGAGATTTGTACAAGAGAACAAGTAGGGTTGCTGGCTTATTCGCCAATGGCTTTTGGAGTTTTGTCAGGTAAGTTTCTTACTGGTGAAAGTCATCCAAATGCTAGACTTTCATTGTTTCCGCAGTTCTCAAGATATAACAGTGCACAAAGTACACAAGCTACACAAATGTATCAGGAAATTGCGGTAAAAAACGGACTTACGCTTACGGAATTATCATTGGCATTTGTCGCGCAACAATCGTTTGTTACCAGCACCATTATTGGCGCGACCAGTTTAGATCAATTAAAAGAAAATTGTAATACCATACACGTAACACTTTCAGATGATATTTTAAAAGCTATTGATGAGGTGCAAGCTTTAATTCCGGATCCGGCACCATAA
- a CDS encoding transglycosylase domain-containing protein, whose protein sequence is MKITKQKIGLFFKILLVVICLIVGGFFVFRDAVLQQTLDKISNEMTVEYNSSFTVKKASFDGLSGLSMSEITLIPKDADTLFKIEKIKTTVNLLKLISGEVQLGTLDIQNGYIQLVKKGKKRNFDAFLKKDPSAEKTNKKRDYAEFAYALITKILNLVPTDMVLDNLAFKIDDNGKKTNINFQKLRLANKQLETSIKVETNTISQRWKLKGFADPRNKKADIQFVNIDTGAIKLPYFDERFNLKTSFNTIRLNLENIDKDGDELHIDGFMAIANLKINHPKIANKDVVLQNAKFDYRFLLGSDFISIDSTSTVQLNKIKFHPYLAYDTALDTLYKLKVNIPKMKAQDFITSLPEGLFTHFKGMEASGTFSYKLDFAFNKNKPNRLVFDSTLKKENLKITKYGDANLTKLNGEFVYRALINNVLQRPVLVGTANPNYTPLDQISPYLQKSVLTTEDPSFFSHRGFISEAFKQSIVKNIRTKKFARGASTISMQLVKNAFLSREKTLSRKLEEILLVYILENNRIVSKERMLEVYFNIIEWGPNVYGIGEASQFYFQKTPAELSLNECLYLARIIPSPKKFMYQFNDQGLLKDFATKQEVFLTKIMLRRGLLTPEDTLYTSIPIFISGPARSFIKFKVLDSTLIKVDSLAAGTEFDF, encoded by the coding sequence ATGAAAATCACAAAACAAAAAATTGGTCTTTTTTTTAAGATACTCCTCGTGGTAATATGCCTTATTGTAGGAGGTTTTTTTGTGTTTAGAGATGCCGTTTTACAACAAACACTTGACAAAATTTCAAATGAAATGACGGTAGAATACAACAGTAGTTTCACCGTTAAAAAAGCCTCATTTGATGGTTTATCTGGACTAAGTATGTCTGAAATCACACTAATCCCTAAAGATGCTGATACCCTTTTTAAAATTGAAAAAATAAAAACAACCGTTAACCTCTTAAAACTAATTTCGGGCGAGGTGCAACTGGGAACATTAGACATACAAAACGGTTACATCCAACTAGTAAAAAAAGGAAAAAAAAGAAACTTTGATGCGTTCTTGAAAAAGGATCCCTCAGCGGAAAAAACCAATAAAAAAAGGGACTATGCCGAATTTGCTTATGCTCTTATCACCAAAATATTGAATTTAGTTCCTACAGATATGGTGCTAGACAATCTTGCTTTTAAAATAGATGATAACGGCAAAAAAACAAACATCAATTTTCAAAAACTACGTTTGGCCAATAAACAATTGGAGACATCCATAAAAGTAGAAACCAATACCATCTCACAACGGTGGAAACTTAAAGGTTTTGCAGATCCAAGAAATAAAAAAGCAGACATTCAGTTTGTAAACATTGATACTGGCGCCATTAAACTCCCTTATTTTGATGAACGTTTCAACCTGAAAACTAGTTTCAACACCATACGATTGAATCTTGAAAACATTGACAAAGATGGTGATGAGCTACACATTGATGGTTTTATGGCTATTGCCAATTTAAAAATCAATCATCCTAAAATAGCCAATAAAGATGTAGTGTTGCAAAATGCTAAGTTTGACTACCGTTTTTTATTAGGATCTGATTTTATTTCTATTGACAGTACTTCAACCGTACAACTCAATAAGATAAAATTCCATCCTTACCTAGCCTATGACACTGCTCTTGACACGCTCTACAAACTCAAGGTAAACATCCCAAAAATGAAGGCTCAGGATTTCATAACCTCTTTGCCTGAAGGCTTATTTACGCATTTCAAAGGCATGGAAGCAAGCGGAACTTTCTCTTATAAATTGGATTTTGCTTTCAATAAAAACAAACCCAACCGTTTGGTTTTTGACAGTACTTTAAAGAAAGAAAACTTAAAAATTACAAAATATGGCGACGCGAACTTAACCAAGCTCAATGGAGAGTTTGTATACCGCGCCTTGATTAATAACGTATTGCAAAGACCTGTACTTGTGGGTACCGCAAACCCTAATTACACCCCATTAGATCAAATTTCGCCTTACTTACAAAAATCAGTTTTAACTACTGAGGATCCTTCGTTTTTCTCACATCGCGGCTTTATCAGTGAGGCTTTTAAACAATCGATCGTAAAGAACATTAGAACCAAAAAATTTGCTCGTGGCGCTAGTACCATTAGCATGCAACTCGTGAAAAATGCTTTTTTGAGCAGAGAAAAAACACTTTCGCGCAAGCTAGAAGAAATATTATTAGTTTACATCCTTGAAAACAACAGGATTGTGAGCAAAGAACGCATGCTGGAAGTGTATTTTAACATTATCGAATGGGGTCCAAATGTATATGGAATTGGCGAAGCAAGTCAGTTTTATTTCCAGAAAACACCAGCGGAGTTGTCTCTAAACGAATGCCTATACTTGGCTCGAATTATTCCGAGTCCAAAGAAATTCATGTATCAGTTTAACGATCAAGGATTGTTGAAAGATTTTGCAACAAAACAGGAAGTTTTTTTGACAAAAATAATGTTACGAAGAGGACTCTTGACTCCAGAAGACACCTTGTATACTTCAATACCTATTTTTATCTCAGGACCTGCACGTTCTTTTATAAAGTTCAAAGTACTAGATTCAACCCTGATAAAAGTAGATTCACTTGCCGCAGGGACTGAATTTGATTTCTAA
- a CDS encoding ribonuclease domain-containing protein gives MGYYNEFVHPTPGVSGPGLMRIVTGQNGEVWFTVDHYKSFILIKK, from the coding sequence GTGGGATATTATAATGAATTTGTTCATCCAACCCCGGGTGTTAGTGGTCCTGGACTAATGAGAATAGTAACGGGACAAAATGGTGAAGTGTGGTTTACAGTCGATCATTACAAATCATTTATATTAATAAAAAAATAA
- a CDS encoding barstar family protein — MNSFKFLPNVLNYKSSNDCVLVIPPEIIDKNGLLQYISSRLSFPNYFGYNWDALYDCLIDLKWIEQKKISLIHDDLNISNNDDLKIYLNILEDVVTNWQESDKHLFEVVFSIKLEDKIKFLFEN; from the coding sequence ATGAATTCTTTTAAGTTTTTGCCAAATGTTTTAAATTATAAATCAAGTAACGATTGTGTTTTGGTTATTCCTCCAGAAATTATTGATAAAAATGGATTGTTACAGTACATAAGTTCAAGATTAAGTTTCCCAAATTATTTTGGATATAATTGGGATGCTTTATATGATTGTTTAATAGATTTAAAATGGATTGAACAAAAGAAAATATCATTAATTCATGATGATTTGAATATTTCAAACAATGATGATTTAAAAATTTATCTCAATATTTTAGAAGATGTGGTGACTAATTGGCAAGAATCTGATAAACATTTATTTGAAGTTGTATTTTCAATTAAATTAGAAGATAAGATAAAATTTTTGTTTGAGAATTAA
- a CDS encoding Imm44 family immunity protein, translating to MIDDKNIFGCYVSVTQAYLDSDQKTKDLATEQGQLFRAYVWSEKGICEVIKKLNRDDYGKDLKLALFQFYINPIPMMGQALKDIESYRKKEKSIGIPIIVNYGNFFSKSESERYDFLKESILQKLDLLGEVVKKKKLDTNMELLKSDLKNILIQYM from the coding sequence ATGATTGATGATAAAAATATATTTGGTTGCTATGTATCTGTTACACAAGCATATCTCGATTCTGACCAAAAAACAAAGGATTTAGCAACAGAGCAAGGACAGTTATTTAGGGCTTATGTATGGAGTGAAAAAGGTATTTGTGAAGTTATTAAGAAGTTGAACCGAGACGATTATGGCAAGGATTTGAAATTAGCTTTGTTTCAATTCTATATAAATCCAATACCAATGATGGGGCAAGCTTTAAAGGATATAGAAAGTTATAGAAAAAAAGAAAAATCTATTGGTATTCCGATAATTGTAAATTATGGTAATTTCTTTAGTAAAAGTGAATCAGAGCGTTATGATTTTTTGAAAGAATCTATTTTGCAAAAATTAGATTTGCTTGGAGAAGTAGTAAAAAAGAAAAAGTTAGATACCAATATGGAGTTATTGAAATCGGATTTAAAAAATATTTTGATTCAGTATATGTAG
- a CDS encoding polymorphic toxin type 23 domain-containing protein — protein sequence MHSGDFRATYENDGGHVLSKLGDANDNYRTAALNLSVGKFTAGFNLFTGQRNTTDQETEGKKIWF from the coding sequence ATTCATAGTGGCGACTTTAGAGCTACGTATGAAAATGATGGGGGTCATGTTTTAAGTAAACTTGGAGATGCTAACGATAATTATAGAACTGCAGCTTTAAATTTATCTGTTGGGAAATTTACCGCAGGATTTAACTTGTTTACTGGACAAAGAAATACAACTGATCAGGAAACAGAAGGAAAAAAAATATGGTTTTAA
- a CDS encoding polymorphic toxin type 23 domain-containing protein translates to MGNLPQDLTCLLDKEIQLIRKQKEKKYGFKDPMGVCHQNSATNEQGTKYRLGALTVGYGGYRVGVNSEHVRHAIQNAVIHRMIGDNEFVNTSWNWKVYSQYRTSNGFTSW, encoded by the coding sequence TTGGGAAATTTACCGCAGGATTTAACTTGTTTACTGGACAAAGAAATACAACTGATCAGGAAACAGAAGGAAAAAAAATATGGTTTTAAAGACCCAATGGGAGTTTGTCACCAAAATTCAGCAACAAACGAACAAGGAACAAAATACAGGCTAGGGGCATTAACTGTTGGTTATGGTGGTTATCGTGTGGGCGTAAATAGTGAACACGTTCGACACGCCATCCAAAATGCAGTTATACACAGAATGATAGGCGATAATGAATTTGTAAATACTTCTTGGAATTGGAAAGTTTATTCTCAATACAGAACATCTAACGGTTTTACATCATGGTAA
- a CDS encoding heme-binding protein translates to MNITLQQAEAVIAAAKNKSEEIGTKMDICVVDAGANLVAFARMDGAWIGSIDISFKKAKTSAWFTMDTATLTPLVKPDAPLYNIEHSNGGLITFPGGVVIKNNDGEVIGAIGVSGSTVEDDHLVADFGAKAIL, encoded by the coding sequence ATGAACATTACATTACAACAAGCAGAAGCAGTAATCGCTGCAGCAAAAAACAAATCAGAAGAAATTGGAACTAAAATGGACATTTGCGTAGTAGACGCAGGTGCAAATTTAGTTGCTTTTGCTAGAATGGATGGCGCATGGATAGGATCTATTGACATTTCATTCAAAAAAGCAAAAACATCAGCGTGGTTCACCATGGACACTGCAACTTTAACACCGTTAGTAAAACCTGATGCTCCGTTATACAATATTGAGCACAGTAATGGCGGATTGATTACTTTTCCTGGAGGTGTTGTTATCAAAAACAATGATGGTGAAGTAATAGGAGCTATTGGAGTAAGCGGAAGCACCGTAGAAGACGATCACCTTGTAGCTGACTTTGGAGCCAAAGCGATCCTGTAA
- a CDS encoding YbhB/YbcL family Raf kinase inhibitor-like protein produces MQKSILFLSAVLLFTGTLFAQKTFTLSSKDMGGSFTIQNEFNGFGCNGNNASPQLSWENAPEGTKSFAITCYDPDAPTGAGWWHWVAFNIPTNVNEIVSKAGNPALNLMPAGTVQSTTSFGATGFGGPCPPVGHGIHTYIFTVYALKTDKLGLDATANPELVGYNLWANTLAKATIVAHYKR; encoded by the coding sequence ATGCAAAAATCAATTTTATTTTTATCAGCTGTACTACTTTTTACAGGTACTCTTTTTGCTCAAAAAACATTTACACTAAGCAGTAAAGATATGGGCGGATCCTTTACCATTCAAAATGAATTTAATGGATTTGGCTGTAACGGAAACAATGCATCGCCACAATTAAGTTGGGAAAATGCTCCTGAGGGAACAAAGAGTTTTGCCATTACTTGTTATGATCCAGATGCACCTACAGGAGCAGGATGGTGGCATTGGGTAGCCTTTAACATCCCAACCAATGTGAATGAAATTGTTTCAAAAGCAGGAAATCCAGCTTTAAATTTAATGCCAGCGGGAACTGTACAAAGTACTACAAGCTTTGGAGCGACTGGTTTTGGAGGTCCATGTCCGCCAGTTGGTCACGGAATTCACACCTATATTTTCACCGTTTACGCACTAAAAACGGACAAACTAGGACTAGACGCTACTGCAAACCCAGAGTTAGTTGGTTACAATTTATGGGCCAACACCCTTGCAAAAGCAACTATTGTAGCACATTATAAAAGATAA
- a CDS encoding AraC family transcriptional regulator produces the protein MEIQYLPEQIETNSDSELQLYEYFISKSINKNKVQLSKNVFSFLLNGTKELVTQSHTRRIENDKFVIIKAGNCLMSESISMSQNYRSMLLFFSDKAVEDFLKKYDYKNNHKQNNDPFIITEYDRVIQNIVKSLIHLQTQPIDFINKMLPLKFEEILLYLVQIKGIDFLLNFVHHQNPSAKSFVDTMHKNALNNLSIQELSFLCNMSVSTFKRNFDKEFQTSPIRWFQEKRLEHAAYLLQTKKMRASDVYEVIGFENLSSFVQAYKNKFGTTPKQSQINI, from the coding sequence ATGGAAATTCAATATTTACCTGAGCAAATAGAAACCAACAGCGATAGTGAACTACAACTGTATGAATATTTTATTTCAAAAAGTATCAATAAAAACAAGGTGCAACTTTCTAAAAATGTTTTTAGTTTTCTGCTCAACGGAACAAAAGAACTTGTTACTCAGAGCCATACAAGACGCATAGAAAACGATAAATTTGTCATTATCAAAGCGGGTAATTGCTTGATGAGCGAAAGCATTTCTATGAGTCAAAATTACCGAAGTATGCTGCTTTTTTTTTCAGACAAAGCCGTTGAAGACTTTCTAAAAAAATACGATTACAAGAACAATCACAAACAAAATAACGATCCTTTTATTATCACAGAATACGATCGGGTAATTCAAAATATTGTTAAGAGTTTAATTCACCTCCAGACACAACCTATTGATTTTATCAACAAAATGCTGCCGTTAAAATTTGAGGAAATTCTACTGTATCTTGTACAAATCAAGGGTATCGATTTTTTATTAAACTTTGTACATCACCAAAATCCATCGGCAAAATCATTTGTAGACACGATGCACAAAAATGCTTTGAACAATTTAAGCATCCAAGAACTCTCGTTTTTATGTAACATGAGTGTTTCCACTTTTAAACGCAACTTTGATAAAGAATTTCAAACAAGTCCAATCCGATGGTTTCAAGAAAAAAGATTAGAACATGCGGCTTACTTGTTGCAAACCAAGAAAATGCGCGCCTCTGATGTCTACGAAGTAATAGGTTTTGAAAATTTATCGAGTTTTGTTCAAGCGTATAAAAATAAATTCGGAACTACTCCCAAACAATCACAAATCAACATTTGA
- the radA gene encoding DNA repair protein RadA produces the protein MSKVKTTFFCQNCGSQYAKWQGQCNSCKEWNTIAEEIIQKQEKVAWKSEPTPTSKAPRPLRINEIDSAQEIRMDTTDGELNRVLGGGIVPGSLILLGGEPGIGKSTLLLQISLKLPYKTLYVSGEESQKQIKMRAERITPSGDNCYILTETKTQNIFKQIEAIQPEIVIIDSIQTLHTDYIESTPGSISQIRETTAELIKFAKETNIPVILIGHITKDGNIAGPKILEHMVDTVLQFEGDRNHVYRILRSLKNRFGSTAEIGIYEMLGSGLREVANPSEILISHKNEELSGTAIASTLEGMRPLMIEIQALVSTAVYGTPQRSTTGYNAKRLNMILAVLEKRAGFRLGAKDVFLNITGGISVDDPAIDLAVVAAILSSNEDIPVNKDFCFAGEVGLSGEIRPVNRVDQRIQEAEKLGFSTIFVSKYNKITLKNTGIQIRMVAKIEDVASELFG, from the coding sequence GGTTCTCAATATGCCAAATGGCAAGGACAATGCAATTCTTGCAAAGAATGGAACACTATTGCCGAAGAAATAATTCAGAAACAAGAAAAAGTGGCTTGGAAGAGTGAGCCCACTCCTACTAGCAAAGCACCACGACCATTGCGCATTAATGAAATTGATTCGGCGCAAGAGATTCGCATGGATACTACTGATGGCGAATTGAACCGCGTTTTAGGTGGTGGTATTGTTCCAGGTTCTTTGATTCTTTTAGGCGGTGAACCAGGCATTGGAAAAAGTACGCTTTTGCTGCAAATTTCCTTAAAATTACCTTACAAAACGCTATACGTATCCGGCGAGGAAAGTCAGAAACAAATAAAAATGCGAGCCGAAAGGATAACACCAAGCGGTGACAATTGCTACATCTTGACCGAAACCAAGACACAAAACATCTTCAAACAAATTGAAGCCATTCAACCAGAGATTGTAATTATAGATTCCATTCAAACTTTGCATACGGATTATATTGAATCGACTCCAGGGAGTATTTCTCAAATCAGAGAAACTACTGCAGAACTAATAAAATTTGCCAAAGAAACCAACATTCCTGTGATTCTCATCGGTCATATTACAAAAGATGGAAACATAGCAGGCCCTAAAATTCTGGAGCACATGGTGGACACGGTGTTGCAGTTTGAAGGAGACCGCAATCACGTTTATCGAATTTTACGCTCTTTAAAAAACAGATTTGGCTCTACGGCCGAGATTGGCATTTATGAAATGCTCGGTAGCGGATTACGAGAAGTGGCAAATCCATCTGAAATATTGATTTCGCACAAAAACGAGGAATTATCAGGTACCGCAATTGCCTCAACTCTGGAAGGCATGCGTCCTTTGATGATAGAAATTCAAGCACTCGTAAGCACCGCAGTCTACGGAACGCCACAGCGAAGTACCACAGGATACAATGCCAAACGACTCAACATGATTTTGGCAGTACTCGAAAAAAGAGCTGGTTTTAGGCTTGGCGCCAAAGATGTATTTTTGAATATTACAGGCGGAATTTCGGTAGACGACCCCGCGATTGACTTAGCCGTTGTTGCTGCCATTCTATCTTCAAATGAAGACATTCCGGTTAATAAAGATTTTTGTTTTGCTGGCGAAGTAGGACTTTCGGGCGAAATACGTCCTGTAAACCGAGTAGATCAGCGCATTCAAGAAGCAGAAAAACTAGGATTTTCGACCATTTTTGTATCTAAATACAATAAAATCACATTAAAAAACACGGGTATACAAATTAGGATGGTCGCTAAAATAGAAGATGTAGCAAGTGAGCTATTTGGATAA